Proteins encoded within one genomic window of Candidatus Hepatoplasma crinochetorum Av:
- the dnaB gene encoding replicative DNA helicase, translating to MQTDDTNYYKDNEIYSKETEKAILGLLISNPTLLAKCSGKLKIEHFFNYDYRLVYQTLLDNFENKLKIDSTLLIDLLSKSKSGKNTNYWKQLIFDILFDKGIESNLSEYIQTIQDKKQLRDLNLTLKESIKNIYENQNNPQFVIEKIEGDIFSITKDRELKDFVNINDLTNTYLDKLEKIKKSGYQEGIRVKLNQFDNLLGGFKKSEFIVLAGRPSMGKTAVALQFIFNISNTKKVALFSLEMPSESIIQRFISNDSMVSQDELRNYDNLNQNKLLRIDNSISTLKKKLIWIDDKAGMKIGELIWKIRKLHSEAQLDIVFIDYLQLIESENIRYESRQESISNISRIIKSLARELNIPIVALSQLSRKVETREEKRPMMSDLRESGAIEQDADVVLLLYRPKYYNNKDDDFKNSIVEELEIIIAKNRNGKTGIANLDINMEIGKITSSN from the coding sequence ATGCAGACAGATGATACTAATTATTATAAGGATAATGAAATATATTCAAAAGAGACTGAAAAAGCAATTTTAGGACTTTTGATATCTAATCCAACATTACTTGCAAAATGTTCAGGAAAATTAAAAATTGAACATTTTTTTAATTATGATTATCGTTTAGTATATCAAACTTTATTGGATAATTTTGAAAATAAATTAAAAATAGATTCGACACTTTTAATTGATTTACTTAGTAAAAGTAAATCAGGAAAAAATACTAATTATTGAAAACAATTGATTTTTGATATTTTATTTGATAAAGGAATTGAATCTAATCTTTCAGAATATATTCAAACAATTCAAGACAAAAAACAATTAAGAGATTTAAATCTAACTTTAAAAGAATCAATTAAAAATATTTATGAAAATCAAAATAATCCACAATTTGTAATTGAAAAAATTGAAGGAGATATTTTTTCAATTACAAAAGATAGAGAATTAAAAGATTTTGTAAATATTAATGATCTTACAAATACTTATCTTGATAAATTAGAAAAAATTAAGAAGAGTGGTTATCAAGAAGGAATAAGAGTTAAATTAAATCAATTTGATAATTTGCTAGGTGGATTTAAAAAAAGTGAATTTATTGTTCTTGCAGGTAGACCATCAATGGGGAAAACAGCAGTTGCTTTACAATTTATTTTTAATATTTCAAATACAAAAAAAGTAGCTTTATTTTCACTTGAAATGCCTTCGGAATCAATTATTCAAAGGTTTATCTCAAATGATTCAATGGTAAGTCAAGATGAATTAAGAAATTATGATAATTTAAATCAAAATAAATTATTAAGAATTGATAATTCAATTTCAACTTTAAAAAAGAAATTAATTTGAATAGATGATAAAGCAGGAATGAAAATAGGAGAACTTATTTGAAAAATTCGTAAATTACATTCTGAAGCTCAATTAGATATTGTTTTTATTGATTATCTTCAATTAATTGAATCAGAAAATATAAGATATGAATCAAGGCAAGAATCAATTTCTAATATTTCAAGAATTATTAAAAGTTTAGCAAGAGAATTAAATATTCCAATTGTTGCTCTAAGTCAACTTTCAAGAAAAGTTGAGACAAGAGAAGAGAAAAGACCGATGATGTCTGATCTTCGAGAATCAGGAGCAATTGAACAAGATGCTGATGTTGTTTTGCTTTTATATAGGCCAAAGTATTATAATAATAAAGATGATGATTTTAAAAACAGTATTGTAGAAGAATTAGAAATAATTATTGCTAAAAATCGTAACGGTAAAACCGGAATTGCTAATTTAGATATTAATATGGAAATTGGAAAAATAACCTCATCGAACTAA
- the secG gene encoding preprotein translocase subunit SecG has protein sequence MAFAFKIILLIISIVLLVLLYLQSGKVKNVGSSIIGTKDVELFENIKHRGSDRVLHIITVTLIILFVAISFALLFI, from the coding sequence ATGGCATTTGCATTTAAGATAATTTTATTAATAATTTCAATAGTTTTATTAGTCCTTCTATATTTACAATCAGGAAAAGTAAAAAATGTTGGATCTTCAATAATTGGAACAAAAGATGTTGAACTTTTTGAAAATATTAAACACCGTGGAAGCGATCGTGTTTTACATATCATTACAGTCACTCTTATAATTTTATTTGTTGCAATTTCCTTTGCTTTACTTTTTATTTAA
- a CDS encoding ribonuclease R family protein, whose amino-acid sequence MDPKYEYQIVDNNNLKEGQIVIVTFKDFADRKIYVTLKKILGDEKDPSLDYLLIKYKNNLKEEFSEKIINELNNKDFSKEKNQEKRIDLKDRLIVTIDGEESKDLDDAIDFKIINDNLYHLGVHIADVSHYVKTDSELDFEAYDRGNSIYLIDKVFPMLPKKLSNDLCSLNPKEEKLTISCDMKINSEGKILESKIYPSIIKSSYRLTYNEVDKLLNNEIPLLFNDKNLSKMLIDANKIANKMRKYKLQNGMIDYQLKEVKIKLDQNGNPISIYEKIQTPSEALIEDFMVAANESVAKWFSDHKLPTIFRVHAKPKYENLEPFYNILKLFKFEFNFKNLNSRNFQNFLEKYKNNQNIEIIKKIMIQAMEKAIYLERNDGHYALGLKNYLHFTSPIRRYPDLYVHRLLRLFLFQNKKDIDKKDLLNKLHEIANHCSLKEKEAMVSERKLADIKKVRFLANKEGEKIIGTIVNFSNFGIFVELENNTQGMIRLDNLKLSAKNYEYDEKKFLLKVDEKKYQIGDQVSVKIISLDTIRGLIELAL is encoded by the coding sequence ATTGATCCTAAATATGAATATCAAATTGTAGATAATAATAATCTAAAAGAAGGACAAATTGTAATTGTTACTTTTAAAGATTTTGCTGATCGAAAAATTTATGTTACTCTTAAAAAAATTTTAGGAGATGAAAAAGATCCTAGTCTTGATTATTTATTAATAAAATATAAAAATAATCTAAAAGAAGAATTTTCTGAAAAAATAATAAATGAATTAAATAATAAGGATTTTTCAAAAGAAAAAAATCAAGAAAAGCGCATAGATTTAAAAGATCGTTTAATAGTTACAATTGATGGGGAAGAATCAAAAGATTTAGATGATGCAATTGATTTTAAGATTATAAATGATAATTTATATCATTTAGGGGTTCATATTGCTGATGTTTCTCATTATGTGAAAACAGATAGTGAGTTAGATTTTGAAGCTTATGATCGTGGTAATTCGATTTATCTTATTGATAAAGTATTTCCGATGCTACCTAAAAAATTATCAAATGATCTTTGTTCTTTAAACCCTAAAGAAGAAAAATTAACAATATCATGTGATATGAAAATTAATAGTGAGGGTAAAATTTTAGAATCTAAAATTTATCCCAGTATTATTAAATCTTCTTATAGGTTAACTTATAATGAAGTAGATAAACTTTTAAATAATGAGATTCCTTTACTTTTTAATGATAAAAATTTATCCAAAATGCTAATAGATGCAAATAAAATTGCAAATAAAATGCGTAAATATAAATTGCAAAATGGGATGATTGATTATCAATTAAAAGAAGTAAAAATTAAATTAGATCAAAACGGAAATCCAATTTCTATTTATGAAAAAATTCAAACACCATCAGAGGCCTTAATTGAAGACTTTATGGTTGCTGCAAATGAGTCGGTTGCTAAATGATTTTCAGATCATAAATTACCGACCATTTTTCGCGTACATGCAAAACCAAAATATGAAAACTTAGAACCTTTTTATAATATTTTAAAATTATTTAAATTTGAATTTAATTTTAAAAATTTAAATTCCAGAAATTTTCAGAATTTTTTAGAAAAATATAAAAATAATCAAAATATTGAAATAATTAAAAAAATAATGATTCAAGCAATGGAAAAAGCAATTTATCTTGAAAGAAATGATGGACATTATGCTTTGGGATTAAAAAATTATCTTCATTTTACTTCACCAATTAGAAGATATCCTGATCTTTATGTTCATAGATTATTAAGACTATTTTTATTTCAAAATAAAAAAGATATTGATAAAAAAGATCTATTAAATAAACTTCATGAAATTGCTAATCATTGCTCATTAAAAGAAAAAGAAGCAATGGTAAGTGAAAGAAAATTGGCAGATATTAAAAAAGTTCGTTTTCTTGCTAATAAAGAAGGAGAAAAAATTATTGGGACAATTGTTAATTTTTCAAATTTTGGTATTTTTGTTGAATTAGAAAATAATACACAAGGAATGATAAGATTAGATAATTTAAAATTAAGTGCAAAAAATTACGAATATGATGAAAAGAAATTTTTACTTAAAGTAGATGAAAAAAAATATCAAATTGGTGATCAAGTGTCTGTTAAAATAATTTCATTAGATACAATAAGAGGATTAATTGAATTAGCATTATAA
- the smpB gene encoding SsrA-binding protein SmpB, with amino-acid sequence MKIITINKRAKRDYILFKKYIAGISLLGGEVKSIRAGKVDITGSFVTFDYKNNLVVHGMNIEQYKYQTQDHFDSLRTKQLLLNKQEIRKINDKIKLERLTVVPTKLFINDNSLIKLEISLAKGRNKKDMREYLKEKEFKKSKKSYINI; translated from the coding sequence ATGAAAATAATTACAATAAACAAAAGAGCAAAACGAGATTATATTTTATTTAAAAAATATATTGCAGGAATTTCCTTATTGGGAGGAGAAGTAAAATCAATTCGCGCAGGTAAAGTTGATATTACAGGCTCTTTTGTAACTTTTGATTATAAGAATAATTTAGTAGTTCATGGGATGAATATCGAACAATATAAATATCAGACACAAGATCATTTTGATAGTTTAAGAACAAAGCAGCTTCTTTTAAATAAACAAGAAATTAGGAAAATAAATGATAAAATTAAATTGGAACGATTAACTGTTGTTCCAACAAAATTATTTATAAATGATAATAGCTTAATAAAATTAGAAATTTCTCTTGCAAAAGGTCGTAATAAAAAAGATATGCGAGAATATTTAAAAGAGAAAGAATTTAAAAAAAGTAAAAAATCATATATCAATATTTAA